GGCAGCTTCTGATCTGAATTTAAAGTGAACATAGGCGAAACCTTTGCAGAGATTTGTTTGCCGATCCTTAGCAAGATACAATTTCTGAACGATACCAAAGGGTTTAACGAGTTCTTCAAGATCCGCTTCATTAGTACTTTCAGAAAGATTTGAAATACGAATTGCTGTTGTGTCGTCGCGTCGTGGCATCTGCATGCTGTCACCACGTTTATTACCACCGTCTCGCATACTGGGTGGTACGTATTTGCTACCAGTTTTACCAGGTTCTGCTGAAGAACCTGACACTCCAGGTGGTCCTGCTGGTGTTTTATCATCTGGAACTTTACCACCAGCAAGTACAGTATCTTTGTATGGACACTTTGAAGTCCAATGTTCTCCAGAACAATTTCTACATTTAACGATACCCTTGTCTCCCATACTCTTCAATTTATCCAATGAATCTTCTTCCATTTTATTCTCTTCttcttttgaagaaataaattgCATGAACACATCTTCAGCGCCAACTGTTGTAGCAGGATTAGGACCAGGTCTATCGTTTGCTGAATCACCAAATTTtggcaaattttttctttttgcaaTGTCTTTTGATacgatactttttttaattttataatgacgaacaactttaacttttttattgtcttcatttaatttatattcagtAAGAATTTTCAttccatttaaatattgtTCTGATGGTGAAGGCAATACATCTCCTTCTTCTTCAACTTCATCAGCCCAACTGGACTTAACGTCATACGCTACTGGCATTTCTgttgatataattaattattattaattcattgtttataattaaaatattttttaaaatgttaattattgaattttccgGACATCTGGTTTTTCAAGAGTCCGGGGCAATCTGGGCAGGTCTTTTTTGTCCGGGTTTTTTAACGTCCAACTTTTAGAaagtaaatgataaaaaactatttagcaagttaatttttttttaaaagtagacaaaaaaaaaagtaaaaaattaatagtgtTGCTAAATATCTGCaagattattaaaataaatttaattaaaaaattttgatcaataaaaaaataattattagataaaagtttctcataattattcaaaatcaatttattttaataaaaacaaaaaatgttgttcgttaaaaaaaaaaaacctgccCCAAGTTTGTtcattttaatgaaataattaaaattttcagttgtcTGGTTTTTTTAATGTCCGGGTCTTTGATCCCTCAGATCCGGagttcgaaaaaatttaattggcaac
This sequence is a window from Microplitis mediator isolate UGA2020A chromosome 3, iyMicMedi2.1, whole genome shotgun sequence. Protein-coding genes within it:
- the LOC130665525 gene encoding eukaryotic translation initiation factor 3 subunit G-like — encoded protein: MPVAYDVKSSWADEVEEEGDVLPSPSEQYLNGMKILTEYKLNEDNKKVKVVRHYKIKKSIVSKDIAKRKNLPKFGDSANDRPGPNPATTVGAEDVFMQFISSKEEENKMEEDSLDKLKSMGDKGIVKCRNCSGEHWTSKCPYKDTVLAGGKVPDDKTPAGPPGVSGSSAEPGKTGSKYVPPSMRDGGNKRGDSMQMPRRDDTTAIRISNLSESTNEADLEELVKPFGIVQKLYLAKDRQTNLCKGFAYVHFKFRSEAARAISHLNGYGYDHLILSVDWSKPPEKSN